Proteins encoded within one genomic window of Arachis ipaensis cultivar K30076 chromosome B08, Araip1.1, whole genome shotgun sequence:
- the LOC107611543 gene encoding annexin D3-like, whose product MLANKALKAMTNKIRELQVVVEIACGNKTVYVNGVREAYIDLYGCTIEEDILDCVYDMPLKKSLLALISSNRHSKETTKKEIAVEDASKIHEAIRKRRLDDDSFLWILSTRSISQLRETFATYQQLFHHSLEQDIANCGEDDLENLLIAAIRCTCNPEKHFAKVIRESMIGIGTDEESLNRAIVSRAEVDMLKIEIEYAAMFDSNLVKDVCGDTSGSYQNFLMTLMGKDPLE is encoded by the exons ATGTTGGCAAACAAAGCATTGAAGGCTATGACTAATAAGATTAGAGAACTACAAGTTGTGGTTGAAATAGCATGTGGTAATAAAACTGTGTATGTTAATGGTGTGAGAGAAGCTTATATTGATCTCTATGGTTGCACAATTGAGGAGGACATTCTAGATTGTGTTTATGATATGCCACTTAAAAAG AGTTTGCTAGCTCTAATAAGCTCAAACAGGCATTCAAAAGAGACAACAAAGAAGGAAATTGCAGTGGAAGATGCATCTAAAATACATGAAGCCATTAGGAAAAGGAGATTAGATGATGATAGCTTTCTTTGGATACTTTCCACCAGATCCATTTCACAGCTCCGGGAAACTTTTGCAACTTACCAACAACTCTTTCACCACTCATTGGAGCAg GACATAGCAAATTGTGGCGAGGATGATTTAGAAAATCTGTTAATTGCAGCAATACGGTGCACATGCAATCCTGAAAAACATTTTGCAAAG GTTATAAGAGAATCTATGATTGGGATTGGAACCGATGAAGAATCGCTGAACAGAGCAATTGTGAGTAGAGCAGAAGTTGACAtgttgaaaatagaaattgaatatGCTGCCATGTTTGACTCCAACCTTGTAAAAGATGTCTGTGGAGATACCTCAGGAAGCTATCAAAATTTCTTGATGACTTTGATGGGGAAAGATCCTCTTGAATAA
- the LOC107611540 gene encoding glutathione S-transferase T3-like, translating to MILKIGEDSIQHCHWEEDEMLISAWLNVSTDPVVGTDQKGETFWSRIHSYCVEFCSDMTRGVVACKKRWYKINKAVAQFAGCYDQASRNIRSGSNADDIKELAYKLYSTNYGKKFTFERHWNMLRLEQKWRSQLPTQSGGSKRTKVSATRAYSSSSNPETPLADEPIVDSPVRPQGSKKSKRKGKEKA from the coding sequence atgatattgaagaTCGGAGAAGATAGTATTCAACACTGCCATTGGGAAGAGGATGAGATGTTGATCAGTGCGTGGTTAAATGTTTCAACTGACCCTGTAGTTGGTACCGATCAAAAGGGGGAAACATTTTGGAGTCGAATTCATAGCTACTGTGTAGAATTTTGTTCCGACATGACAAGGGGGGTAGTTGCATGTAAGAAACGATGGTATAAGATTAACAAGGCTGTTGCACAATTTGCTGGTTGCTACGATCAAGCTAGTCGAAACATAAGGAGTGGTTCAAACGCTGATGACATAAAGGAGTTGGCTTATAAACTTTATTCCACAAATTATGGTAAAAAATTTACTTTTGAGAGGCATTGGAACATGCTTCGGTTGGAGCAAAAATGGAGAAGCCAACTACCTACACAGAGTGGCGGCTCAAAGAGAACCAAGGTTAGTGCAACTAGAGCATACTCATCCTCATCAAACCCAGAAACACCGTTGGCTGACGAACCCATTGTGGACTCTCCCGTTCGCCCACAAGGATCGAAGAAGAGCAAGCGAAAAGGTAAGGAAAAAGCATAG